The following are from one region of the Procambarus clarkii isolate CNS0578487 chromosome 52, FALCON_Pclarkii_2.0, whole genome shotgun sequence genome:
- the LOC123763480 gene encoding nascent polypeptide-associated complex subunit alpha, muscle-specific form-like — protein sequence MPSKSGVGPTDANMTSKSGVGPTDANMTSKSGVGPTDANMTSKSGVSPTDANMTSKSGVGPTDANMPSKSGVSPTDANMTSKSGVGPTDANMTSKSGVGPTDANMTSKGGVGPTDANMTSKSGVGPTDANMTSKSGVGPTDANMPSKRGVGPTDANMPSKSGVGPTDANMTSKSGVGPTDANMTSKSGVGPTDANMTSKSGVGPTDANMTSKSGVGPTDANMTSKRGVGPTDANMTSKSGVGPTDANMPSKRGVGPTDANMTSKSGVSPTDANMTSKSGVSPSDANMTSKSGVSPTDANMTSKRGVSPTDANMTSKRGVSPTDANMTSKRGVSPTDANMTSKRGVSPTDANMTSKRGVSPTDANTLLRQSDKSARFMAGQVLLPKVTQSKLATTWRGNTSTGICSSDVESTSSQIQDEIRKGSEVCHEASPRADGACGTPAPAQEPAGHPRQPQEPAGHPRPPKSLRDTRARPRACGTPAPASRACGTPAPAQEPAGHPRQPKSLRDTHASPRAYGTPTPAQEPAGHSRPPKSLRDTRARPRACGTLAPAQEPAGHPRPPKSLRDTHASPRACGTPTPAQEPAGHPRQPKSLRDTHASPRACGTPTPAQEPAGRPRQPKSLRDTRTRPKACGTPAPAQEPEGHPRQPKSLRDTHASPRACGTPTPAPRACGTPTPAPRACGTPAPAQEPAGHLRPPKSLRDTHASPRACGTPTPAQEPAGHPRQPKSLRDTHASPKSLRDTCARPRACGTPAPAQEPAGHPRPPKSLRDTCARPRACGTPAPAQEPAGHLRPPKSLRDTHARPRACGTPTPAQEPAGHLRPPKSLRDTCARPRACGTPAPAQEPAGHPRPPKSLRDTHARPRACGTPAPAQEPNMEHIRKSQEVCGCQSWQKVRKSSAGNYRPITLTPHMSKLMERRLTEGIIHHLSVNNLIQSIKHVFVKNRSCLTNLLTLLDTVTSYSNKGLLEDGVYMDLAKAFDKQIDEEKDLGVKLHHSLKVAQQVGAAVRKVNRSFGIIKCTFDFKEKKVVIQLYKSLVIQINDLDYCSQAWRPHLQKDIAALEKVQHRATKVIPELSHLSYQERLRAT from the exons ATGCCCAGTAAGAGTGGTGTGGGCCCCACCGACGCCAACATGACCAGTAAGAGTGGTGTGGGCCCCACCGACGCCAACATGACCAGTAAGAGTGGTGTGGGCCCCACCGACGCCAACATGACCAGTAAGAGTGGTGTGAGCCCCACCGACGCCAACATGACCAGTAAGAGTGGTGTGGGCCCCACCGACGCCAACATGCCCAGTAAGAGTGGTGTGAGCCCCACCGACGCCAACATGACCAGTAAGAGTGGTGTGGGCCCCACCGACGCCAACATGACCAGTAAGAGTGGTGTGGGCCCCACCGACGCCAACATGACCAGTAAGGGAGGTGTGGGCCCCACCGACGCCAACATGACCAGTAAGAGTGGTGTGGGCCCCACCGACGCCAACATGACCAGTAAGAGTGGTGTGGGCCCCACCGACGCCAACATGCCCAGTAAGAGAGGTGTGGGCCCCACCGACGCCAACATGCCCAGTAAGAGTGGTGTGGGCCCCACCGACGCCAACATGACCAGTAAGAGTGGTGTGGGCCCCACCGACGCCAACATGACCAGTAAGAGTGGTGTGGGCCCCACCGACGCCAACATGACCAGTAAGAGTGGTGTGGGCCCCACCGACGCCAACATGACCAGTAAGAGTGGTGTGGGCCCCACCGACGCCAACATGACCAGTAAGAGAGGTGTGGGCCCCACCGACGCCAACATGACCAGTAAGAGTGGTGTGGGCCCCACCGACGCCAACATGCCCAGTAAGAGAGGTGTGGGCCCCACCGACGCCAACATGACCAGTAAGAGTGGTGTGAGCCCCACCGACGCCAACATGACCAGTAAGAGTGGTGTGAGCCCCTCCGACGCCAACATGACCAGTAAGAGTGGTGTGAGCCCCACCGACGCCAACATGACCAGTAAGAGAGGTGTGAGCCCCACCGACGCCAACATGACCAGTAAGAGAGGTGTGAGCCCCACCGACGCCAACATGACCAGTAAGAGAGGTGTGAGCCCCACCGACGCCAACATGACCAGTAAGAGAGGTGTGAGCCCCACCGACGCCAACATGACCAGTAAGAGAGGTGTGAGCCCCACCGACGCCAACACTCTCCTCCGGCAATCTGATAAGAGCGCCAGGTTTATGGCTGGCCAAGTTTTACTTCCTAAAGTCACTCAATCaaaacttgctacaacttggagaGGGAAT AccagtactggaatatgcagctctgacgtggagtccacatctagtcaaatacAAGACGaaattagaaaaggttcagaggtatgccacgaggctagtccccgagctgatgg AGCCTGCGGGACACCCGCGCCCGCCCAAGAGCCTGCGGGACACCCACGCCAGCCCCAAGAGCCTGCGGGACACCCGCGCCCGCCCAAGAGCCTGCGGGACACCCGCGCCCGCCCAAGAGCCTGCGGGACACCCGCGCCCGCCTCAAGAGCCTGCGGGACACCCGCGCCCGCCCAAGAGCCTGCGGGACACCCACGCCAGCCCAAGAGCCTGCGGGACACCCACGCCAGCCCAAGAGCCTACGGGACACCCACGCCAGCCCAAGAGCCTGCGGGACACTCGCGCCCGCCCAAGAGCCTGCGGGACACCCGCGCCCGCCCAAGAGCCTGCGGGACACTCGCGCCCGCCCAAGAGCCTGCGGGACACCCGCGCCCGCCCAAGAGCCTGCGGGACACCCACGCCAGCCCAAGAGCCTGCGGGACACCCACGCCAGCCCAAGAGCCTGCGGGACACCCACGCCAGCCCAAGAGCCTACGGGACACCCACGCCAGCCCAAGAGCCTGCGGGACACCCACGCCAGCCCAAGAGCCTGCGGGACGCCCACGCCAGCCCAAGAGCCTGCGGGACACTCGCACCCGCCCAAAAGCCTGCGGGACACCCGCGCCCGCCCAAGAGCCTGAGGGACACCCACGCCAGCCCAAGAGCCTGCGGGACACCCACGCCAGCCCAAGAGCCTGCGGGACACCCACGCCAGCCCCAAGAGCCTGCGGGACACCCACGCCAGCCCCAAGAGCCTGCGGGACACCTGCGCCCGCCCAAGAGCCTGCGGGACACCTGCGCCCGCCCAAGAGCCTGCGGGACACCCACGCCAGCCCAAGAGCCTGCGGGACACCCACGCCAGCCCAAGAGCCTGCGGGACACCCACGCCAGCCCAAGAGCCTGCGGGACACCCACGCCAGCCCCAAGAGCCTGCGGGACACCTGCGCCCGCCCAAGAGCCTGCGGGACACCTGCGCCCGCCCAAGAGCCTGCGGGACACCCACGCCCGCCCAAGAGCCTGCGGGACACCTGCGCCCGCCCAAGAGCCTGCGGGACACCTGCGCCCGCCCAAGAGCCTGCGGGACACCTGCGCCCGCCCAAGAGCCTGCGGGACACCCACGCCCGCCCAAGAGCCTGCGGGACACCCACGCCCGCCCAAGAGCCTGCGGGACACCTGCGCCCGCCCAAGAGCCTGCGGGACACCTGCGCCCGCCCAAGAGCCTGCGGGACACCTGCGCCCGCCCAAGAGCCTGCGGGACACCCACGCCCGCCCAAGAGCCTGCGGGACACCCACGCCCGCCCAAGAGCCTGCGGGACACCTGCGCCCGCCCAAGAGCCCAATATGGAACACATCAGGAAGTCTCAGGAAGTGTGTGGGTGTCAgtcttgg CAAAAAGTCAGGAAGAGCTCAGCAGGAAACTACCGGCCGATCACCTTGACACCACACATgagcaagctcatggagagacgCCTCACGGAGGGCatcattcaccatctttcagtgaacaatcttatACAATCGATAAAACATGTctttgttaaaaatagatcctgccttacaaacttgCTCACATTGTTGGACACGGTCACCAGCTACTCGAACAAAGGCCTTCTGGAGGATGGAGTATACATGGATTTGGCTAAAgcctttgataag cagattgatgaagaaaaagaCCTCGGAGTCAAACTCCACCACTCACTGAAGgttgcacaacaggtgggagCAGCAGTCAGAAAAGTTAACCGATCCTTTGGAATAATCAAGtgtacctttgactttaaggaaaagaaggtggtGATTCAACTTTATAAATCTCTAGTAATCCAAATAAATGATTTGGATTACTGtagccaagcatggagacctcatcttcagaaggacatagctgctctggagaaagtgcaacaccgggcaacaaaagttattccagagctaagtcatctctcgtatcaggaacggttgagagcCACATAG